ttaaaaattaacatatatatagtattacatttataattaaaaattataaggtaatttaatgtatttataattaaaattattaaaaaaatataaaaaaatgaaatataatattggGTTGTATTTAGttcgtaattatatatatatatatagagtttGAAAGTACATAATACATATGAAAAAAACATAGaaaaatataagtataaatttggTTCTCGGTTCATTTTTGGTTTGGTTCAGTTTTACTATAGTTCTAATTCGATTCTTACTGAATAAACATAATCGAATCaaagtattaaaataatttcagTTCAATATAGTTCATGTCAATTCAGTATAATTTTTCGGTTCAATTCGGTTTCTCAAGAGTatactaatgcaccagcggccttcatggacttgatgaacaaggTGATTAGGTCATTCCTgcaccgttttgtcatcgtattcaaaGATGACATTTTAGTATACTCTCAGACCtaggaagaacatgtgtggcatttgaggatggtgttgcagactttgagggagtaccagctatatgccaaattttcaaaatgtgaattttagctagaaagcatctcattcttgggacacatggtttctagtgaaggcattcaagtggatcccaagaaaattgaggctgcaactgattggcttaggcctataaTAGTCATTGAGGttcgaagttttctgggcctagttGGTTACTATATGCATTTTGTGCAGAATTTCTTCAGGATagtagctcccctaactaagttaactcggaagaatattttgttcatttggacagatgattgtgaggagagcttccagtagcttaaggaatgtctaactacaGCCGTTGTGTTGACATTACTGATGAgtagtgaaggatataccgtgtactgtgatgcctccaaagttggcttagggtgtgttttgatgcaacatggaaaagtagtggcttatgcttcaaggcaactaaagaggcatgagcagaactaccttacccatgatttggaaatagcGACTGTAGTCTTtgtactaaagatctggagacactacctatatggtgaagtgtgcgagatatacaccaaccacaagagtttgaagtacatcttccaacagagggatttaaacttaaggcagaggagatggatggagcttctaaaggactatgattgtaccaaccattaccaccctgggaaggccaatgtagtagtagatgctttaagcagaaaatcttctggcagcttagcTTACATATCAGcgaagaagagaccgttgattcaataAGTAcacgagttgatggatcaaggtctgatcttagatatTTTAGATGAGAGGggtattattggcccatttttcagtgagactagACCTGCGAGATAGAATCAGAGTCTCCCAGCACAGAGAtctacaattgatgaagattatagaaaaagTACaatagggtgaaggtggtgagtttggatttgccaatgatggtgctcttatgcaaggttccaggatatgtgtgcccgacgtggacaatctcagaaatgaaatcatgtgagaggcatactatacactgtacaatgtccacccaggctccactaaaatataccatgatgtgaaagatagctattggtagaatggcatgaagagagacatagcagactttgtgtccaagtgtttgacttgtcagaaggtgaagtttgaataccAGAGGCCTTCAgagaagttgcaagagctccctatcttaGAATGGAattgggaaatgatcactatgaatTTTGTAACTGGATTGCCTCGTACCACacggggatatgattcgatatgggtaattgtagatcgtcTGACTAAATCAGTTCATTTCTTATCTGTGAGAACTACCTATTCTGTTGCACAATACGCCAAGCTCtatgttcgagaaatagtcaAATTACATGAAGTTTCtatttccataatatctgacagagggccccagttcactttcagattttggagaaagctgcaagaggcacttggcacgcagTTAAACTTTAGTACCACCTTCCACTCTCAGACAGATGagtagtccgaaaggacaattcagaaactagaagacatgcttcgtatgtgtgttttggattgtggaagtcaatgggatgatcagctacccttggtgtagtttgcctataacaacagttatcatttcAGTATCGGGATGGCACTCAATGAGGCGCTGTAttgcagaaagtgtaggtctcctttgtgttggacggaaatgggagaagcgaaggtgcatgatgtctACCTAATACAATACACTTCAGAtatggttcctttaatcagggaacgattgaaaatagctttcagcaggcagaagagttatgcaaatcccagacggagggatgtagagtttgtagTAGGCAATTACGTATTCTTGAagatttctccgatgaagggagtcatgagatttggaaagaagggcaagttggcacctcggtatattggaccttatgAGGTTActaatagagttggagcagttgcctatcagttGGACTTACCACTcagcctttctcatgttcatcctgtatttcatatctccatgctcaggaaatacataccagATCCCTCTCATGTGCTACAATCGGATAcagtagagctgaaagaagacttgacgtttgaggaacagccagtagccatagtggactaccaagtgaggcaactaAGGTCGAAACAGATCCCTATAATTAAGGTGTTGTGGAGGAGCCaatcagtagaagaatgcacctggaagtcagagcaggacatgcgtagcaagtacccttatttgttcaatatGTAATTCTGttcttttattctgccttgtgtaaattcGAAgacaaattttctgtaaggggggaagaatgtaacactcctaattttaaattaattattttatgggtagatattaatattctattttatttaaattttgggaaattattcgaaatttttcgaatttttgaaatcgggttcgattttttgaaaatataaaactctgatatttttaaaaatttatttaaagaccacgtggcaaaactaaaaatatatttagactctataaatttttctgagttttttgaatttttttcaaaaattttgggcTTTGTTTTTGGTCTCaggacagagtaaaaattcaattttgggtatCTTAAATCGAACCGGACCTGGTCGGATCGGTTAAATCGGACCAacccttccctttttcttttttcctcccACGTCGCGCGACCCTCTCTCCTTCTCTccgctttttctctctcctccctcctcctctCGCTGCCTCACTACCACCATAGCCTCCCCAGCTTGTCGGCGCACCTCTAGGACCCCTCCCTGCCGCCGACCGAGGCTCCAAGCTACCGAATGCGCGAAGTTCCCCTTGTTCGCGCTCGGCACCTCAACTTTCTGGGCCGATTCTGGCCAATCCGGCCATCAATCGAACCGGGTCTTGTCCCAAAATACTTCTACAtctcaagagctttccataggtaccaagaacaccaaaatccattgagtggtttgtccaatttttgtccagaaagttttagcccattttgatttccgggctagatttctcgaaaactatAAACCTTACTAAAAATctgagagtaccggagtgctccactcgtcgagagcttcacagCAATACCCATTTTAAATTTTTCTGACACTGTTTTTTGTGAGTCCTGCGAGACTtcacagtattttttcgagcattaaataagtttaaaaaatttcgtaaaaattatatactaacctccGTGTTATGAGCTTTGCATAGGTACATTTAATTCGTGAAAATTTGATGTTTGCTTGAGTCTATAATTTCGGGCCAGGCAGACAGACTATAAAAAAAGTTTTAGAATCGGGCTGAgagtataggctaccccaccatttttagaTGTCTTGGACGCGTCTCCAGGGTcgaaattggcataggtaaacccgaaccctcatttttcttaattatctagtgcctgatttcaattaaaaatctataaaatattcgtgatagattagaaaaatataattccttttgcattagcttactaatattgctaaggaccacggggtaaagttttagaatttttagagattaatttgttagttttgcaaaaagaggtaattatagggactaaattgtaatttttcaaagtGTGGTTGTTGACTGTTAGATTGGCCCagaaggggccatgtgatgtgattgagttgtggatgtgtgacttgtggatatagaagtgcattttgaacccttttgcaggttgggtaggtcctaggtataggggagactctgccggatttttgacACGACTTAGGATGTCTTTAGCTTTTTTTtccaaacttgtattgagtcaatatattaaataattactatGAAATTGTtaggtgagtcgggacagccttcctccttccAGCCGCTGCAGTGACCTTCGTTTAagtatgtgagtaaaatattaattttaattataatttcaatattattatatgttcaagcatgcccatgcatcaattataaatatgtatctatgtagttatacactaggcacgttttataatgtattcttaattgatgaagtgtcaTTGTTGttatttatggtaatttggagcagtgtgcatgcgttggcgtgcgtggtattggatatggacaggacgggtagacacggcttgagagacactcgctggaacccattcctttatggataagttggggtaggcatggcttgagagacactcgctgacccccgcatttggtttattaagtgaaagtccgacttgagagatactcgctgacagaggttggattaagagagctgtgtaggggatcagctcccatatatgtactgtttgaatagtattgggtatgtgagtgctccaaattgcctttttactgttatgatgtgatttgtataaaatttatgatgatgttgcatttcattccttatgatgcattagttttagatagctatagaaattgtggttaaaattagtattttactctttgagtcaaatgctcactcctattcatctattttttcaggctacaggaggattacttattgtgactaacctgcttttcttcttcgcaggtcaattagtaatatctaatgtattttgtacaattgagttaaattttagactccgcatgtgttaggagtattttaattaatttgagtctgtaatataatattgtattgaatttgtaagaatattaaatgcatgcatgactagattggatgagggagctgagctcccattggatttatgatattatgagtatctggagggtgagctgagctccccaaattattgtatattgtgtttacaggtcgagcgaGTAAAAAACTCCCTGTTGAATGATCCATTTTATGGTTGGACTCtctccggttgaattcttgaaattgggcccaaatgggccttaggattaggttaaggaatagttaaactcactacaggcctcgggggctttagactggcccaggtcctaatgccggtccggctcataggttgagtcgtgacatagagcataaaattaaatttaacaagtCGTTAAAATTAATAGTGAATTCCAAAATCATTATTGTTATTGAGGTTTAACATAATGATCCCATGTTTATGCATTTTGAATTCTAAATTAATATATTCCCATAGGGCACAATAGCCCTCCCTCCTCCATTTGCAATTGAGACCAATTTCATCACCTATTTAATTCTAGGCTATTGACTtactttgttttatttctttttcttaattgcaattttacaaacatcataatttttcttttaattttaatagcaAATACTAAAGTGAGACTCAAATTTAATTCTGCTAAATGAATGATATACtttttaatcattaaattaaataaaagtatGCACATTGTATACAAGTCTTTTCAACGTAATTATataaaatgatattttaaaaaattattttcaaagtaTTTAATAAACATcctcaaattttaaatttaatatattttaattacaaaatattaaaaatttcaaaacaaaaaattttaagcCCTTTAAACAACATTtaaaagaataattaaaaaaaaaattaaatcagttTTTTTATGATTCCAGCTCAAGTCCAAAACGGAGGCTATATCGGCGGCTTGCCAATCCGAACGGCATAAAAGCATTTGtcaagttgaagtttgaataggAATCCATTTGTCCTGCACAAAGTAGTCCATATGGATAAAATTAAATCTGTAATAAAAGGCAATAACTTTATAAAGGTCCTCATGGTTCCTGGGTAAACAACTAAGCATATCCATGGTTTCTATATAAGTTCGATTGCCTTCAATACTTACGTTCATAAATATCCtgatttttgtttttatgtaataTTTATTTGATAAGAAGCTAGTTGATAATATTTAATGTgtcaaatatttaaaataaaaaacaaagaataattaatttctataaataaattaatcattttatgtatttttatttattttatttaaaattttcttttatataaaattatatatggcattcaaaaaattaataaatattaaattttttcttttaaaaaaataaataaatttctatatttttaatcaagggttaaataagttaaaaattaagTTTTGAGCCAAATAAGTTTCTATATTTTCTAATTGAGGCTAAATAAAtttatacataataaaatatttttttttctttttttaaataataaaatattaaaaataataattttaatattaaacaaattttgttcacaatttttttcaattttttaaaattttattttaattaaaactaataaataattttaatatttaaaattaggaaaaaataatatattattattaaaaaaataatgttgTATTAAGTGTGAACTTATTTGGCTCAAAACTTAAATTTAAGTTTCTTTAACCATCTACTAAAGTTATAAGTgtttatttagattttttttttaattttactttttatctttgttaaaattgataaataatatatatattgagTTATCTCTGTAAAAGTTGagagtaataataaatatatttagtaTGAGCGCGAGAGGGTTCTCTTGTATAATTTTTCCTATGAATGTAGCACGGTGTTCCTTTGTTTTTAGTTTACATGCTTGGTTTTGCCAAACGTTGTCGTTTTGATGCTTGCAGCGCCAAGAGTGCAATATTGATCGCTTTGGACTCAGAGCGGCTGCAGGTTTATGTTTTTCGCCTGTTTGTTTTTACTTTTGACAATCGAGCGTGGTGTTGAAAAAATTGGGGGCAAAAGAAATGGAAAGCCTAAAACTGAGAAGGACTTGAGCAAAGAAAACTTTTATTAAAAGAGGACTACAGTGATATTTTACAATTCACTCTCACTTTTCACTTACTCACTCATGTGCACATATACACATAAGGCACCACTCACTTGCACTCTTTCACACACTAATGTTTCCCTAACTTGCACCTCACTCTGCTGTCTTCGCTTGCACACAACACCTACACACACAAACACCTATTTATAGCACACTAAGTCAGCAATCACAATAAAAATGGCCACAAGTTAGAGGCGGTGATAGAATCTTCTAGTACGACAGTATGAGCTTCTCCTAAACTGTTAATAATTCTGTAACCTTGTAGAATTTTTTAGAGGGAGAGAGTGGCAGTGATGGAGCCTTCAATACTCTCCCTCAGCACCAACTCTCGTTTTTCATATCAAGTTATTCTCGAAACTCGATAAATTTGATAGCACTTAAACTTTTCGTGAATATGTCAGCAACTTAGTCTTGTGTCTTAATTAAATGTAGCTCAATCTCACTTTATAGCACATTTTCTCGAACAAAgtgataatatatttttatatgctTTGTTCAAACATGAAACACTAGATTCTCCTCTAGGCGTATAGTAGATTGATTATTGCAATGTAGTGCCACAAGAAAATTAATGACCTGATATAGATCATTCATCAATTGTAGTAGCCACGTACTTTCTTGAGATGCCATTGCTGCTGCTCTATACTCAGCATCGGTATTTGATAATAATACCATGTGTTGCCTTTTACTACAACATGATATTGCACCCTATCCAAGAGTAAAAACGTAGCTAGTAGTAGACCGTCTTGTATCATGGTCACCTCTATAGTCGGTATCAAAATATCCGATAATCTTGCAGGCTCTCCCTTTTTTGTACGTAAGTCCAAAATTGACAGCACCTTTGATGTACTCAGTATTCTTTGTACAATTTCTATGTGAGGcttttttagattaaaatattgaaGAGAGTTTGAATTTTGTTTagaatttaagttttttttttttttttcctattgttCTCCTATTGACTTGTTTGTGTGATAAACTATAACATTACCAAGTTGATATTGTTCAATAACCATTTGCTTCAAAGACATTCATATTCAAACACAATCAAAACATTATACGAATCGCAACATAAGAAGGTATTAAAATATAGAGAGAGATAAGAGTGTAGACGGAAGGGAAGGGGATGGGTTAGGATTTTAATATTTCCATGAAGTCAAATTGAATATTTCACTCTCTTTTAATGGCTCAAATGAACGAAGGGATTGAAGGGATTGAGTTTTGAACGGTAGAAATCCTCAATAagctaaaaatattaattatgtcATACctcaaaagattaaaaaaaaaaggtaattttCCATCAATTATTAAACGTGGTAATCAAGAAACATTGCCTTTCCTTTAATATATAAACCCAACTGAATTGAACCATTCAGAATTGATTGGTTCCATTCAGTTTAATTTTTCGATTTTGAGTTGGTTTGAAAAAATATCTGCAATATGCGAAATTGAGAGTTAGGCCGTCAGCTTAACAGACCCAATTCTTCTAAGCATGCACAGCAAGCGATGCAAGAATCTGAGTAGTCCAAAAACTAAGCGCAAAgttccaaaatatcatcaattagCATTTAACACTTGCAGATCAAATCTACTCAACACAtccattataatttataaatcatagaTTAAAAGTAATATATAACCAAATAACGAAAACAAGTGGTCCTTCATTATTTTtcagaaagaaaaatgaaaaaaaaaaaaaaaatatatatatatatatatatatatatatatatatatatatatatatatatatatgaaccaTTTTCAATTTTTCACCGAACAGAGGAACGAACGAGCCCAAACTAAAAAACCCCAAAAATTTCGAATTCAAACCAAAAAAAATTTGACACCCTAGGAATCTTTGAGACAACCACACTATTTTAGACTGAacccaaattaaaaataaaattcggTTCGAATTTTCAATTTATAACTCAGCGCTGGACTCCAAACTTGTTTCGATGCCCCTGGTTCTGTGCCATCTTCCATCTTTCAATATTCCCTGTTTCTAGAAAATGTAAGATCAGCAGGCAGGACTACTACACACCTAGCCAACAAAGAAAACATATCTATCATACAACAAATAAGGCAATAATTAAGCATAGGTGGCATGGTTTCTATTAATGGTTTCTagtttcaaacaaacccaacagTTTTTATGCAGAAATAAAAGCACAAACTACCTACTAACATCGACTAGATCCTAAATCACAAAATCAAGGGCATAAGTTGCGATCGAGTTATTGGGCATTTATCATGGAAAGAGCAAACAAGACTGCCAATTGAGTTCCATCTTCATGACAACCAATGAACCAGCAAGTGTTCTTTTCAGAGCATCGGAATGCAGCCTCATTCATCTGCCGGGGGTGAACGACTGCATTGTGAATGATAACAATATTAGACTTGCAAGGAGTCAGAATTTCAACTTAAGGATTAGAAAAGAATAATTCAGCATGATGAAAACCTGTGGTATCTCTCATGCATGGGACTTTCAGCTTCACCATTTGGACCGTCCCTCTCTTCTGGCAGGGAAATTGGGCTGGCACAACGACCATTGTCAGGGCTGGCACCACCCCTCTCATAAGGACTATGACTGGAACCACGACCATTGTCTGCATTAGCCCTTTCTCTGCCATATGGACTGCGACTACGGTCGCGACCACTCTCTAGGCTGGGTCTTTCCCTTTGATAAGGACTATCACTATGGGTATGACCATTATCAGGAGTAACCCTTTCTTTACGGTAAGGACTACGGCTGGGCCCATGACCATGGTCATGGCCTGCCCTCTCTTTCCTGTAAGGACTACGGCTTGAGCCTCGGCCACAGTCAGGACTAGCCCTCTCTCTCCTGGAGGGACGTGGGCTGCAACGACGGCCATAATCTGGGCTAGCCCTCTCTCTTCGGTTAGGACCAGGGCTAGGGCCACGGCCATAGTTGGGGCTTCCTCTTTCCCTTTGGTAAGGACTTGGTGACCACCTCTTATCATGGCCTCGCCTGTCTGGTGACCTATTGCGACCTCTTTCAGGGCTGTAACCATTCCTCCTTTCATCATCATCTCGAACTGCATACTCAACCGAAATAACACGATCCATCAACTTGCTGCATctccaaaaaaataataataataaaaaagacaAATCATTAGAATTTGAAATCATACAGATCAACCACAAAAGTAATGTCAAGCAAATAAAGCATTATTCACACCTTCCATAAAGAGGAAGAAGACCATTGTAGGAAAGAAACAGGGAGGGGAGGAATATTTCAGGATAGGAAAGTTAACCTCATATTCGTAGCATCCAATGCTTTTGTGGCATCCTCCTGtgattcataatgaacaaatgcAAAATTTCTTCTAATCCTAACGCTAACTATCCTGCCATATGGATCAAAGTGCCTCTCCAAGTCCTTTGTCCTTGTATGATGTGGATCAAAATTGATAACAAACAAGGTCTTGGATGGTCTAGTATTAGCTGATCTTCTAGAATTACCAGGCCTTCTAATGCCTCGTTCTTGCTGCAAAACAATACCAGCAAACACAAAAACCAAGCTCAATTAATATCATAACTCAGATAAAAGGGTGATGTAGCACATAATCAACTACCATAGAACAGATGTGTACTACCTTTGTCCATTCAACACGAAGCCTACGACCCTTGGGACCAAATTCTATTCGATCAAGTCCTCGAATTGCATCCTCAGCATCCCTCTCTTCTTCCATATAGATAAAAGCAAATCCTATTTACAATATTAGATAAAAATCACAAGTAAAATTTCCTATTATTGTGTGTTACAAATGGAAATACAAAGTGAAATCTCCTGTGGCAGGATTCTTTAATACGAGATGGCATTTTTGCACTCAGTAGCATACAAACTGCCTATAATCCAACCCTTGAATAAAATTTGGCAACCTTCATGAAATCTATGTACCAAGTGACCAGTAAAAGTAGCAACAGACCTTGTGTGGTGAATTAAGTGATGTCAAGGAACTAGAA
Above is a genomic segment from Hevea brasiliensis isolate MT/VB/25A 57/8 chromosome 17, ASM3005281v1, whole genome shotgun sequence containing:
- the LOC110641601 gene encoding serine/arginine-rich splicing factor RS41 isoform X3; its protein translation is MEEERDAEDAIRGLDRIEFGPKGRRLRVEWTKQERGIRRPGNSRRSANTRPSKTLFVINFDPHHTRTKDLERHFDPYGRIVSVRIRRNFAFVHYESQEDATKALDATNMSKLMDRVISVEYAVRDDDERRNGYSPERGRNRSPDRRGHDKRWSPSPYQRERGSPNYGRGPSPGPNRRERASPDYGRRCSPRPSRRERASPDCGRGSSRSPYRKERAGHDHGHGPSRSPYRKERVTPDNGHTHSDSPYQRERPSLESGRDRSRSPYGRERANADNGRGSSHSPYERGGASPDNGRCASPISLPEERDGPNGEAESPMHERYHSRSPPADE
- the LOC110641601 gene encoding serine/arginine-rich splicing factor RS40 isoform X1 — protein: MFSGHMRPIFCGNFEYDARQSELERLFRRYGRVERVDMKSGFAFIYMEEERDAEDAIRGLDRIEFGPKGRRLRVEWTKQERGIRRPGNSRRSANTRPSKTLFVINFDPHHTRTKDLERHFDPYGRIVSVRIRRNFAFVHYESQEDATKALDATNMSKLMDRVISVEYAVRDDDERRNGYSPERGRNRSPDRRGHDKRWSPSPYQRERGSPNYGRGPSPGPNRRERASPDYGRRCSPRPSRRERASPDCGRGSSRSPYRKERAGHDHGHGPSRSPYRKERVTPDNGHTHSDSPYQRERPSLESGRDRSRSPYGRERANADNGRGSSHSPYERGGASPDNGRCASPISLPEERDGPNGEAESPMHERYHSRSPPADE
- the LOC110641601 gene encoding serine/arginine-rich splicing factor RS40 isoform X2 gives rise to the protein MRPIFCGNFEYDARQSELERLFRRYGRVERVDMKSGFAFIYMEEERDAEDAIRGLDRIEFGPKGRRLRVEWTKQERGIRRPGNSRRSANTRPSKTLFVINFDPHHTRTKDLERHFDPYGRIVSVRIRRNFAFVHYESQEDATKALDATNMSKLMDRVISVEYAVRDDDERRNGYSPERGRNRSPDRRGHDKRWSPSPYQRERGSPNYGRGPSPGPNRRERASPDYGRRCSPRPSRRERASPDCGRGSSRSPYRKERAGHDHGHGPSRSPYRKERVTPDNGHTHSDSPYQRERPSLESGRDRSRSPYGRERANADNGRGSSHSPYERGGASPDNGRCASPISLPEERDGPNGEAESPMHERYHSRSPPADE